The sequence below is a genomic window from Pirellulales bacterium.
GCGCGCCGGGCTGGCCGCCGGAGAGGCCATAGGGAGGATATGGCCCGCGGCGCTCCGAGAGGATGGATACTTCCAGAGGCCGGAGGAGTTCTATTCGGCGGGTCACGCCGTCGCCGCCGCGATGCTGCCCACGACCGCCGGAGCCGCGGCGAATCGAGAATTCGCGAATGCGAACTGGGTAGCGGCGCTCGATGATCTCGGGATCGGTGAGCCGGGTGTTGGTCATGTGGGTATGAACCGCGTCGGCGCCGTCGCGCATCGGCGTCGCACCGGAGCCGCCGCAGATCGTTTCGTAGTAGCCGAATGTCGCATCGCCGAAGAGCAGGTTGTTCATCGTGCCTTGGCTCGCCGCGGCCAGCCCGAGCGCCCCGAGCAACACATCGACGACCCGCTGCGACGTCTCGACGTTTCCTCCCGCCACCGCGGCGCACTCCTCAGGCCGATCGCGCGCCGGCGGATTGAGCAGGCAGTTGGGGAGCACGAGCCGCACGGGCGCGAGCACTCCTTCGTTGAGCGGTATCTCCTCGTCGAGCAAGAGCCGCAGCACGTACATCAGCGCGGCGGTGACGATCGCCCGATTGGCGTTTAGATTGCCCGCAAGGACGGGACCGGTGCCGGTGAAATCGACGGTGATGGCCGTTGGTTGGGGACTGTCCCCTTTTTTGGCCGGCACTGTCGCCGTGATAGTCGTGGAACAAAAGGGGACTGTCCCCTTCGCTGCGATTGGGTCTGAACCGTGCCTTACCGCATTCAATTCGATTGTTATTGCCACATGGATCGGCGAGCCGTCGTCCAGATGATCGGTGAACTCGCGGCGCCCCGGCGGGAGCTTGGCGAGGGCAAGCCGCAGCTTTTGCTCCGCGGCCGTTTGAATGTGGCGCATGTACGCCTCGACGACTGGCAGCGATCGCCGCTCGATCAGCGATTCGAGCTGCAACGACCCTTGTCGATTGGCGGCGATTTGAGCGGCAATGTCGGCCAGATTATCGTTTACGGCGCGCGTCGGACGCGGGCCGGCGAGCAGCAGCGTCCGTAAGTCTGCCATCCGCGACCGGCCTGCGTCGATTAACTTGAAGTTGCGAATCAGGACTCCCTCCTCGGCCAAATTCTTGGAAAACGGCGGCATCGATCCGGGCACGATTCCGCCGATCTCGGCATGATGAGCGCGGCTGGCCGTGAAAAAGAGAAGCCGCGGCTGGCGCCCCGCGGCTCGGGCGGCGGACGGCGACTCATGGACGGGCGTGACAACCGTCACGTCCGGTAGATGCGAGCCGCCGCGATAGGGATCGTTCGTGACAAAGACATCTCCCGGCTTGAGCGCTGGATTGTCGGCCAGAATCCGACGGACCGTTTCTCCCATCGCGCCGAGATGCACCGGAATATGCGGGGCGTTGACCACCAACTCGCCGCTGGAAGTGAAGATCGCGCAACTGAAATCGAGCCGCTCCTTCACATTCACGCTGCCGGCGGTGTTCCGCAACGTGATCCCCATCTGCTCCGCGATGCCGGCGAAATGGTTGTTGAAGATTTCAAGCTGCACGGGGTCGGGCGGAATTTCGCATGCTGCTTGCGCTTCAATTCCGTCGGCCGTCAGGCCGACGTGGCCTCCCTCTCCCTCGACGGGAGAGGGCCGGGGTGAGGATGAAGAAGTGTCACCGGTCGCCGATCCGCCATTGCTCAAGCGAGCGTGCATCGCATGATCGAACGCCGAAGCGTCAACAATCAATAATTCTCCTCCGCTCAACACTTCCGCCCGCCAGCCCGGATCGACGACCGTCGTCGAGGCGATCTCAGATACGATGGCGGGCCCGTCGAACGCAACGCCCGGCCGCAGCTCGTCTCGTCGGAACATCTGTGTTTGATACGCGCGACCGGAAAAATAAGCGGCGGTATGCCGGCTAGCGACAATCGGCCGCGGGGGCACTCGCTCCGAAATCGCCAGCCGCTCGGCCCAGCGGCCGATCGCTTCGACGCGCGCAGCGACGATCTCGATCGCTCGGCCCGGATGCGTGTCGCCGTAAAGCTTCTGATGTTCCGCTTCGTATGCAGCCGCGTAATCTCCGTCGGCGGGGCAAGCGATCGTCAAATACGCTTCGACGCCTTGATAGCGCAGATCGAGGCTCCGCCGGATTTCAATTCGCGCTGCCGCAGCATCATCCGATGGTGTTGCCTCGGCCAACAGTTCGGCTCGGGCGGTTTCATCCAAGTGCTCGAAAACCGGCCCGAGCGCCGCCACCTCCTCGGCGGAATACGCGTGATAAACGCCCGCCACGCCGTGCCGCACGTGATCCGCCAGCCCGATGCCGCGAGCGCTGAGCAGCCCGGCGTCGGGATGACTTAGCAATTGGCGAATTCCCAGCTCACGGGCCAAGGAACACGCATGTTGCCCCGCCGCTCCGCCAAAGGGAACGAGCAAATAATCGCGCGGATCGCATCCGCGGGCGACCGAAACCGATCGCAATGCCCGCGCCATGTTCGCATTCGCGACTTCGAGGAAACCGCTCGCCAGTTCGACGGGCGAATAGCGTTTGCCCGTGGCCGCGACGATCGCTTCGGCCATCGCGGCCAGCTTTCGCTCGACTGCCGGCAGGTCGAGCGGAAATGGAAAGTATTCCGGGAGAATCTTGCCCAGATAGAAGTTCAGATCGGTGACCGCAAGCGGCCCGCCACGACCGTAACAGGCAGGTCCGGGATCGGCGCCGGCGCTGTCGGGACCGACGACAAGCTTCACTCCGTCGAACGCGCAAATTGAACCGCCGCCGGCCGCGACCGTTTCGATCGCCATCATCGGCGCAACGACGCGCACCCCCGCTTTTTCCGTCTCGTATTCGAGTTCAAAGCGGCCGTCGAAGCGCGAGACGTCGGTGCTCGTGCCTCCCATGTCGAAGCCGATCGCCCGACGGAATCCCGCGGCTTCGGCAACGCGCGAAAAGCCGACCACTCCGCCAGCCGGCCCCGAAAGAATGCTGTCCTTTCCGG
It includes:
- a CDS encoding hydantoinase B/oxoprolinase family protein, which codes for MDEPRWEFWIDVGGTFTDCIARRPNGALLRHKLLSSGVTKGIVGAGSSAAAIVDPARAAAPAGFWNRFRFRLLDAEGRTVAELIVTEFDANESALRLDHALSIVPVVGQAYELISEEEAPILGIRWLLGLAAREPIPPVAVRLGTTRGTNALITRRGAKTAFITTRGFGDILEIGYQNRPRLFELAIRKPPPLYAVVVEIDERIAADGAVLRKPDPAAIRRQLAGLIEQGIESLAICILHGFAHPAHERLVAEVAREIGFHEVSVSSEVAPLVKIVSRGDTTVMDAYLNPVLRSYIGALQRSLPGSDLRIVTSAGGLVSADRFAGKDSILSGPAGGVVGFSRVAEAAGFRRAIGFDMGGTSTDVSRFDGRFELEYETEKAGVRVVAPMMAIETVAAGGGSICAFDGVKLVVGPDSAGADPGPACYGRGGPLAVTDLNFYLGKILPEYFPFPLDLPAVERKLAAMAEAIVAATGKRYSPVELASGFLEVANANMARALRSVSVARGCDPRDYLLVPFGGAAGQHACSLARELGIRQLLSHPDAGLLSARGIGLADHVRHGVAGVYHAYSAEEVAALGPVFEHLDETARAELLAEATPSDDAAAARIEIRRSLDLRYQGVEAYLTIACPADGDYAAAYEAEHQKLYGDTHPGRAIEIVAARVEAIGRWAERLAISERVPPRPIVASRHTAAYFSGRAYQTQMFRRDELRPGVAFDGPAIVSEIASTTVVDPGWRAEVLSGGELLIVDASAFDHAMHARLSNGGSATGDTSSSSPRPSPVEGEGGHVGLTADGIEAQAACEIPPDPVQLEIFNNHFAGIAEQMGITLRNTAGSVNVKERLDFSCAIFTSSGELVVNAPHIPVHLGAMGETVRRILADNPALKPGDVFVTNDPYRGGSHLPDVTVVTPVHESPSAARAAGRQPRLLFFTASRAHHAEIGGIVPGSMPPFSKNLAEEGVLIRNFKLIDAGRSRMADLRTLLLAGPRPTRAVNDNLADIAAQIAANRQGSLQLESLIERRSLPVVEAYMRHIQTAAEQKLRLALAKLPPGRREFTDHLDDGSPIHVAITIELNAVRHGSDPIAAKGTVPFCSTTITATVPAKKGDSPQPTAITVDFTGTGPVLAGNLNANRAIVTAALMYVLRLLLDEEIPLNEGVLAPVRLVLPNCLLNPPARDRPEECAAVAGGNVETSQRVVDVLLGALGLAAASQGTMNNLLFGDATFGYYETICGGSGATPMRDGADAVHTHMTNTRLTDPEIIERRYPVRIREFSIRRGSGGRGQHRGGDGVTRRIELLRPLEVSILSERRGPYPPYGLSGGQPGALGRNALHRACGTMLDLTAKAHFTAQPGDILLIETPGGGGWGR